Genomic segment of Vitis riparia cultivar Riparia Gloire de Montpellier isolate 1030 chromosome 19, EGFV_Vit.rip_1.0, whole genome shotgun sequence:
ggaattgattttaaaaaatgtttttaaattttttagcacttgaattataaaaattttcaagtattaaaaatattagaaacgtttcctaaaattactaccaaacgagttctatataattttaaaatatataagattataacttatgttaattatatttaattttctttaatatttttcatattacaaccaaatataagaaaatcatttttcttaatagtttttttttcttattatttttcaggaaccaaacataacctaaaattatatttaattcttggaaagtactaagaaaataaaaatatgttaagaaaaaaaattattttatcatgtttgatttatttataaaacatatgaaaaaaataaaatataattaattaaaattttatatattttaagttatttaatcttatgatatataaaaataatttattaactttatatctatttttattttctttcacattttcttttcttatcattttcttttttattttctttctcactcAATTTTTCTAAGAATTAAGAATAAGCAAACTACAACCATAACTTATTAACTATgtcctattaatttttttcatgggtGAATAATTTTGCTTAATattgtgaaattattttattcgtGAAAAGTTGGTGTATATGTTATCATATTAGATtccatttgataataattttaaaaagtgttttaaattttaaaaaataaaagttagatGGTTGACATaatttataaaacacttttaaaaatcaattatagtgTTGGAAAATCACTTTCATTTGgcagtaattttaggaaatgtttttaaccttaaaaaatgtttttttttttaaattaggtgtttaacaaaatttatgaaacactttcaaaatctaaaagaatcacttatagtattttctggagaaatattaattgatgattttcctaaaaactcttcaaaagaaaacatttcaACTAAAAATACTTCGATTAGAAAAACTCCTAGACATACACTTAGTGTTTTTTAAAGAGACTTTTAATAAGTAAGAACTTGTTTGGCAACTATTtgttaaaacaattttgaaaaataatttttaagaacagtttctaaaaactattatctaatgttttgtaaaataaaaatatatttggaacctaaaaaatttttaacttatttttaatacttttcaagtaatttttatGTCTGGATTTTTACTtgtaatcattatatatgttggtataattattttttaaaacaactctaaaaaataagtgaaaataatcaaaaacaactaaaagatgttatctaaaaaaactacattttctgtttttaaaaatagaaaataaaaatagtattttgattgtcaaatgtgttttttggttttttttttttttttttcaaaaaaacaaaaaactgttcttaaaaacagttgtcaaacaaaccctaattttctttaaaacattttaaaattaaatactttcactaaaaatacttcaataGAAACAATGATAAAcacattcttaatttttttaaaaaaaagtttctacACTACCAAAACAGTACTTGAATAATTTTCTATGATCTGAAAGAgctttttacaaaatttaaatggTGCACTAAATGCAATTGTTCAAACTTAAATTGAATATGTAAAATTTCATGGGAGtcataaattttgatcataaaattaatttgaaacccTTTTTGTTTATTCAATGGGAGTTGGGACATGCAAATGCATTGTACCTGTTGATCTTATCATGGTTCCTCATGGTTTGCCCAACCAGTTGTCAATATTTTAATGAACCATAAACATGGCTAGCTGttccaaccttttaaaacattatctttcaaaaaataaccTATACTTCCAGTTGTCAATATTTTAATGAACATAAACATGGCCAGCTGttccaaccttttaaaaataatgttgcaTACCTTACTTATAAAATTGTCAAtttataagttataaatttgattataaaatttgaacCTTTTTTGTTTGTTCAAAGGAAATGTTCACATGTAATTGCTTTGTGCTTGACCTCATCGTGGCTCCTCCTGGTGCATATGCATGGtcgaataaaaaaatttgccCCACCActtgtcaatattttatctcTCTGTCTCTCCAAATTATTATACATTTGATAGCTATAGCGATAGCTATTACTATTAGTATATTTCTCAAACCTATTGAGAGCCAAAGGGAACATTTTCTGATGGCGTTGGGACCTGTTTTGTTTAAAAGATAACATGGAAtaatattgtataaaaataatcGGGAATCATCACAACTTCTTAAAAAATCCccgaatttaaaaaatgtttgataaaattgaaaaacaaagcattttattttcatttctacttGTCCTATCAGTTAAGAGCTAATTGAGTCTTTAGGATGTGTTCTTGTTGCAAAACCTGCTGGAAGGTTCACCCATGTTGGGTTAAAAGGCATAGACAACCCACTAACATTACATGTTAGAGTTTGTTGATTCGAATTATATTTGGTCCGACCTGAAAAGTTTGCGGTACGATATATatgatgaaattataattatgatattttttgggAGGGTGTGGTGGTAGCGGAGGAATTGAGCCTAGACCTGCTTTATTAATTACtcttgtgtatatatatatatatatatgtaacgcccaagcattttcttttaaaggtaatttaggaaattactaataataattaaattagttaattaattaatttaataaaaaggaagaggggtaaaagggtaattttacgaataaataccctaggtataaattagaaattttattctttcctttcttttctgaatagagttcctgTTCGCAGAATTCCACAGAACgtaggttggagtcagatttcagggttgaagaacagatctctataggtaagattataacccctagtttaatattttagattcattgattaatttcaaacacattagatatattttttttggaaaactcCAAATCTAtattagggttagattattttttttaaattcgttttaatatcaaatagtaaaaatttaagattttgatttattattggaattggggagatcttaagttttttttttattaaaaaaaaaaaaaagattcatgtgaagatttcgattcagattagggttagtttattattattattatttttatttcgttttaatatcaaaatagtgaaattttaagattttgatttattgttggaaattggaaagcttttagggaaaaaaaaaatcggaaGACGCGTGTGCACGCTGTGGAATTGGAGAATggcttaagaattaaaaaaaaaagaaaaagagggagGACGCGTGTGCACACTGGAATTGgagaatgacaaaaaaaaataatatatatatatatatatatatggggtgTGGGTGTGTGTACAGATGGAGGGATGGATGGTGTctagttaatatatatatatatattattatattgataataatggataaagtttatgtttgaaaaaaaaaaaaacttgctttttttggtttggtgtaCCCGAGACATGAGTGGCTTTTGAAttggttaattaaaaaataataataataataatatttagttttagattaataaataagataatagtaataatggtcttttttttgtaataaatagaatgagagatttagcaaaatatatatatattatatatatagaattttataatgaaataaaattgtaatttaattaaattagtaatgtgttattagaaacaaattgagaatttattaattttaattaaataaggaatagagtaattaaattattactttgttaatcagaaatattaatcttaacatttagaaatttttaggattatcagatttatattttgaggtaaatagtaatagtggtctttttattgtgttaggtgaggagtagacttttcagggttatttttcctccaaggtctttgcatattttgaggtaagggaagttaatgcaatatttataaaattaaattattttatatgttattttgaattgtggaaaagaaaatgatattttgttaccatgcatggatcaaactgttttgcactaaatattatgttggaatattttgttttatttatgacacaaaatatggagatattatgttgtgtaaatttgaatacttgaacaaaaacatcactctggtttatttggcccttgtcaacgggatataatagttgactatttgaccctgtcaacgggatataatagttgacctttacatttcatggtgggaatgtaattgatttggaccccagcctctaggggtttggttagaggttactagtactagtagtgtttggttccttccaccaggaacaatttgaggctagccacccatttgaaaagtcccacctaattgggcatttgatatttgataaccagagtaatgaaaattgaatggatttgattgaatcttatatgaaagtgtttgaatttgatatgaaaatggttggttgaattttgaatatattagtatttttgaaactctgatatttggtgagaaaaaaaaaaatgatatctcctatttgaaatgaaaatatttgatccatgaattgcattaatattccttattgggctgtgagctcattcccaattgttgaaaatttttcaggtactcttagttcgggtgaggagtgatggctaggctgaggaatagtcatcattagaatttgacttaggattttatattagattttgtttaattgttAGTTGTGTttatttggatcttttggtatttggaagttatttggatattgatccttcaaattttatgttagatcaaagttgagttttggagattttgaaatttgttctagtacttgaattgtttaagtttgcaaatatttggacaatggattttggatagtggatgtttttagttttgaaattgaattttgaggattttagattggttccgctactctgaacaagtacttggtaattggtaacttccgattacaagataaGTGTTTGGGTCAAgttacactgtaagccttcgggtttgaagtgtgaaatgaccatcacgcccttggagtgggtcttggggcgtgacagtatatatatatatatatatatatatatatatatatatatacacaagtgtgtgtgatgatgatgatgcacaGTTTTAGGGTTATAATGTTGTAACTGCTCGCAACTCTTTCCTTTTATATCAATCTTTTGATATAgtggatttttttcttctttacctCTAGTTTTTCCCGTCTAAGATTTTTTACCTAAAACACATACTATTCTCGTTATTGTGTAACATTATATATAAGAGAATAATTTCATACAATCCCGGCAAGTGCAAACTTACTTAACACTTAGAACCCAATACTTTTATCTATTTTCTAGACTACCAAACAACTCACAACATGAGGGAAAATGGGATTCCATCCCTTCCTTTAACACTTAGAAACCAAtacttttctctattttctaggCTACCAAACAACCCACAACTTGAGGGAAAATGGGATTCCAACCCTTCCATTATGGTTCCTTAATAGTGAAGGGTATACCCAAAACTCAGCACAtctatttggatttgaaactAACTTTTTCTGTAAATTAACACTTTTCTTCGCTTTCTCGACAATCTAATAGTCCTGATTCTTGAAACGCAAAGAAAAATGGTTAACAGTTACAAAGTTTCATCAAATTGAAGCCAACCGTTGGTATACTATATCAAATCCCtaccaaataaataatttttatgaaaccctcactaaataaaaaacttaaagcCAAAATTGTCGACGAACAAAATAGCTAAGagtgtttgacagtgattatgggaaatgtttttagtctttctaacacttgaaaatttttatttttcaagtattagaaatactagaaacacttttcaaaatcattgtcaaacgcaCCCTTAACTTGTTTTaacaaactgaaaataaaaTGGAGTGAGGAGAATCCTTAAAAGCAGcctaaagaaaaaatcatttaaatgaaaggatgtataataattaaaagaatgtTGAAATTACTTTATGAAAACTATTAGAATTTGGtgacttgaattttattttgtccAATCTGAAAAGCTCGCGATACGACATGTGGTGAAACTAAAATTATGAGCTTTTTTTAAGGGTCGATCTCCTTCTTCTCTACCCATGGCTTTTCCCATTtagggttttccacataaatttGTATgttcttattctatttttcttattgcCTACTCTCATTATTTCGTTACAAAAACAAACTTTTGTGAATATAATCATAAATAGCCTAGACTATAGACAATTTAATTGCCTGTATCCGGGCAAGAAATGTACAACAGATATATtacatattataaattatagaaagaagaaagaaaggaaggaagaaCACCCTGAACACTGAAGGAAGAAAACAGATTGATCCCACCACCAGTCCATCATCACCACCTCACAGGCACGAAacatggagagagagagagcttagCACTGTTTTTATCCTCCCACTCGAGTCCATCCCACCATTCTTCTTCTCCCTTGATTTTCAATAGATTTTTACTAGCCCACGTATCAGAATCAAATGGCAGCTTCCTAAGACTTGGACAGAATCTCACATTAAACTCCCTCAAGGAAGGAAATGGCAGGGGTCTTCCATGTATACTCTTTAGCTTTGGTAGACTCCACAAATGGAGAGTTTTGAGTCCTGAGAATACGACCACCAAATCTTGTTCAATTTCTGCTACTCCACCACCTTCTCCTATCACTTCTTCAAGAGACTCACAGTTTCTAACAACCAGGGACAGAAGGTTTTGAGCGTGAGCAAGCCATGTCAAGTTCAACAATCTTGGACAAAAAACTATCTCTACTTCACGAAGCTTGCAGAAATATTGGTGGCTTGGGAAATTTGGATGGACCATATCAGATGGGCCTTCCTTTTCTGCAGAGATTTTCACAAACCTCAGTTCAGAACATGAATAGATTTCAAGCATCTGTAGATGAGGGGACAGTAGGACAAAGCTCATGCCGGCGCAGTCTTGCAGGCTTAGCCGTCTTATGTTCCTTCTCAACTTGTGGGAATTGAATAATGTTTGGGTGGGGAGAGCACGTTTTAGACGGATGGAGATCTCATTCAAATGCTCCAAACACTCTAACTCCTTCAATAGGGCTTTACAATCTCCATGGGCAACCATGGAATTGAAAATACTAAACAGCTGCAATGATGAAAGCTTTGATATCAGTTGACGAGGAATTATTTGAAGCAGATCCATCTCATCCAATATCAAACACCTTAGTTTTGACAGTTTCTCGAGCTGGATTGGTAGCTTTACTATCTGTGTGTAGGACAAATTAAGATACTGCAAGCTTGCTAAACTATCAATCTCCACTGGTAACTCaattaatccaaaatttttGGACAAGTCCAGAACTCTTATGATAGGCATGTACCCAAAGAGTCCACTTGGGCATGACATCAACTTACAAGATACCATCAATGTCTCAAGATTGAGGAAAGATGGTGACTCTTTCAGCTCTTCCACACTACAGTCCCACAATGATATCCTCTGTGCCTCCTTCCATTTTGCCACTTCGTCAGCTTCAATCAATTCAACCTCTTCTTGTACCACAAATTTCTTCTTCCTCCCGCGCTCACCAGCTATCCACAAGGCCACATCACGAATTAGGTCGTGCATTCTCACATATTTCTCAGATTTACCATTATCCAATAGACATGCATGCTGTAAATGCTCAATAATGATACCTCCTTGGTTTCTTGCTTCATGTATATGATCAAATTCATCCAAGAATCCCTCCCCAATCCAAAGTTCTATCAGCTGATCACAACAAATTTCACGATCCTCGGGGAACAAAGAGCAATAGATGAAACATGATTTGATGGTATCACTAGGCAACCTATCATAACTCAATTCTAAAGCTGAGAATGTACCTTGAGACTCGTATGACGGATTCTTCAACGTTTGtgctgccttcttccattcttctGGAGCTGTACTTCCGGCCAATGCTCGTCCTATGGCAACGAGGGCAAGAGGCAAACCGCGGCACTCTTGGGCAATAATTCTAGCAAGATTTGGTATCTGTGGATGGGAATTTAAAGTATCTTCTCCTACGTTGGCCTGAAACAGAGCAAAGGCTTCCTCCTCTCCCAAGCACTTTACGTCAACCATCTTCTGAACTTCCATTTGGTGGCAAACGTCTTGAAAGCGCGTCGTAAGTACTACTTTGgacttattttgattatttagagGAGGAATCCCCAATTTCATGAGATCAAGCCGCTCCCATATATCATCTAAAAAGAGCagaaattttcttgttttcaagaCTTGAAATATTTCCAAAGCCTTTTCATCCTGGCTCCTATCTTTCCATTTGTAATCAGGAACATCCAATATATTCAGAATCTGTTGCTGAACCAGCTCGATCCTTCCTGGTCTGGACACAGTAATCCAAATTACTACATCAAATTCATTGTTCCTTTTCAAGACCCTGTTGTTGATTTTTGCCAAGAGAGTCGTTTTCCCCACACCCCCCATGCCATATATTCCGATAGTTCCCACTTGTTCATCTTCGAGCCATCTCCAAACCCTGTCAAACAAATCCATAGGCATCTCATACACCGCTGGACGAAACAACGGGACAGGCACCTCGTCCAAATGATCTGCTCTGCTCTGTAGTTCCGCCACAGCAGCCACCTTTTCTCTAATCATTTTCCCAAGCTTGTAACTGGAGCGGCAGTTTGTGAGACAACAGGACCCGAGACATTTCTTCTGGATTTCTATATCACTTTTTACCATTAACTCGTTCACTTCCCTTTCCATGTTTTCCACACTGCAGAGCCAGGCATCCACTTCACGAGTACGCTTGTTCTGAAATTGCTCTTCACGCTTCACCCTTTCTTTCACATCTTGATAGACATGCTTGAGTTCCTCCATTGCGTTTGCCAAAGAATCGAGATTTTGTGGGAGCTGATCACGAGAGTGATCAACACCCTTTGCAGCGCAATCCGCCGCGACATCCATGGAGAAAACAAGAGTTGGAGTTCAACCAAAAAGAGATTTAATGATGGATGAGAAAACAGGTGATGGGTTGCAGTGGGAGAGATGAAGATGGAAAACGactttatgtttttgtttacAAAGCCCCCAATACCGCATACATCGTATACGCTGACTATTAaacaattaacaaatatatatatacgtaTAGCTTGATGCTGTACAGGCTGGGCTGGTCCGAAACACGTCAAAAGGCTTCTTTGGACACCAAGATGGAGAGTTGGATGGGTAAAAGTAACAGTGAACTTCTAATGTGGtgatggtttttattttatttttttaatttcataaaaacacacaaatttatttctattttaataagttaaactatttaaaaaagtgagcaatctttttctttaatataaatccaataaataaatatagaaaaaatgtGTTAGCTAGATgtgattcaattatttttatttttttgaagcaaataaaatttatttttaaagaatatatttatataaaaataatttattaattctacaaggaaaaagatatatggtgacatttataacgagtcaccataaacatagggtgtcactaCTACATAGCGTCACCTTGTCCACTaacaccatagagggtaccaattggtgatgtatttggaagtgacaccaaagtagataaatggtgacTCATTtagaagtgacaccatatatttctagtgatgatggggtgtcacattaaatgcatcatctttgagttatggtgtcacatcatcgtaaattattgtggaagatatgattagttttaattgtagatttttgtaatgcttatgaattaataaataagattaacctgtatatattttgtccataaatataacaatcatattatatttaactcatttttctgtaatgtttctggaataactcataatacattgatcatctaataatatttgtatatcaaatgttcataAAAAGATGGTACATCCAACATATCAAActcatcaaaactaaaaaagaagagtgaatacataccaatatatgatttagaaatgttaaagatCCCAAGATTCATGCATACCTCCATTTCATAAGCATAAAACCGGCTaactataaaatgacataaaagtctcataaaaaaaatctaaatttctcaGTACCAATTAAAGTAACATTTATGTCCTACAACATATGACATAAGTgttgcatttaaaaacccaaaatcttgttgccttatttctttttattctctattCCACCCTCCTAAGAGTGTATACatgcatttcatagtttaatgagttttatagatttttattgaagaaaataaacatggatcgatattatcataaatgaacaaatctaagaactattttttttttcaaatagaaccATTATTCAAAGAATAAGCAATACTATACAATACCTATGGAAAAATTCATGTAGTAgctaagggactcaccatgcatggtgatcatgatgcatcaacatgattcatgattagttgtagcacaaaagtagcccattctcctctaatttcatcaaattctacttgagaatatgttttttttttttatcaccaaactgaaatcaaataagaaaataacattaaaatgcataatATTTGGAAGCTtaaaactatgtacaattcattaaataagtaatacctttgaagcaataattgtaggataaaaaattatctctttaatgaatctcataacaaagtagcCACATTTGAACCCTCCTTGTCTTGGAcactaatcaatcaattataaaataacattagtactcatatatataaatggtgcaaatgcataagctaatgtgtaaagaaaattttttggatGTCACCTGCATTAGTTGCCAAGATGGCTCCctcttagatgttttctttgcagaTATTTGAAGAGccctatgtaaataagttcaatgggtacatttttaaaataggtaaatgttatatgttttaatatatataaataataaataaaaaatgtgtttgaggtgaatttttttttatataaataatactatgaaaaataataggaagaacTTACATGTTTACGATATCCTTTAAGTCCTCACATGGTTTGTGATGCATAGGGTCAAGATGGTGgactatcattttccttggctCAATCACTaccaagacccaatgaaagctaaaacattaaaaacaaacgTAGCatctaattagaaatataaatcaatcataaaacctcaaattaaagtataatattGGTCACTTACTCAGGGTTGTAGggtataaaaacatatttagcatCTTGGCACTCTATTAAGCGTTTTGACAACAATTGTGCTCTTTTCTCTATTTGAGGAGTACTAAAGCCTGCTCGTGATATTGTAAAaggattaacaaatataaattgtgATTTCTTTTTGGCAATATGTAGTTGATCATGCATGTGTCTATTAttgtatcaaaacaccaaaagaaaattatcattagtCATATCCAATCTATTTCAACATGGGcaactcatattaaaaaatgaaaacaaatgaaaataaaaggtgCACACCATAAATAGAAGGAGATGTAGTTTGATGACACctttaaagatgaaataatgtaTTCACAATCCTCTCTAGGTATATATGTTTGAAATTCGACACCAAATAGTGAAATGTGGAGCTGTATTGGATATGTCTTATCATTACCAAGACAACCATCCAcaaatttctgaaattttttaatgatcGGATGATTTTAAGGCTTAGATTTTCGAATAA
This window contains:
- the LOC117908681 gene encoding disease resistance protein SUMM2-like isoform X1, whose amino-acid sequence is MDVAADCAAKGVDHSRDQLPQNLDSLANAMEELKHVYQDVKERVKREEQFQNKRTREVDAWLCSVENMEREVNELMVKSDIEIQKKCLGSCCLTNCRSSYKLGKMIREKVAAVAELQSRADHLDEVPVPLFRPAVYEMPMDLFDRVWRWLEDEQVGTIGIYGMGGVGKTTLLAKINNRVLKRNNEFDVVIWITVSRPGRIELVQQQILNILDVPDYKWKDRSQDEKALEIFQVLKTRKFLLFLDDIWERLDLMKLGIPPLNNQNKSKVVLTTRFQDVCHQMEVQKMVDVKCLGEEEAFALFQANVGEDTLNSHPQIPNLARIIAQECRGLPLALVAIGRALAGSTAPEEWKKAAQTLKNPSYESQGTFSALELSYDRLPSDTIKSCFIYCSLFPEDREICCDQLIELWIGEGFLDEFDHIHEARNQGGIIIEHLQHACLLDNGKSEKYVRMHDLIRDVALWIAGERGRKKKFVVQEEVELIEADEVAKWKEAQRISLWDCSVEELKESPSFLNLETLMVSCKLMSCPSGLFGYMPIIRVLDLSKNFGLIELPVEIDSLASLQYLNLSYTQIVKLPIQLEKLSKLRCLILDEMDLLQIIPRQLISKLSSLQLFSIFNSMVAHGDCKALLKELECLEHLNEISIRLKRALPTQTLFNSHKLRRNIRRLSLQDCAGMSFVLLSPHLQMLEIYSCSELRFVKISAEKEGPSDMVHPNFPSHQYFCKLREVEIVFCPRLLNLTWLAHAQNLLSLVVRNCESLEEVIGEGGGVAEIEQDLVVVFSGLKTLHLWSLPKLKSIHGRPLPFPSLREFNVRFCPSLRKLPFDSDTWASKNLLKIKGEEEWWDGLEWEDKNSAKLSLSPCFVPVRW
- the LOC117908681 gene encoding disease resistance protein SUMM2-like isoform X3; its protein translation is MDVAADCAAKGVDHSRDQLPQNLDSLANAMEELKHVYQDVKERVKREEQFQNKRTREVDAWLCSVENMEREVNELMVKSDIEIQKKCLGSCCLTNCRSSYKLGKMIREKVAAVAELQSRADHLDEVPVPLFRPAVYEMPMDLFDRVWRWLEDEQVGTIGIYGMGGVGKTTLLAKINNRVLKRNNEFDVVIWITVSRPGRIELVQQQILNILDVPDYKWKDRSQDEKALEIFQVLKTRKFLLFLDDIWERLDLMKLGIPPLNNQNKSKVVLTTRFQDVCHQMEVQKMVDVKCLGEEEAFALFQANVGEDTLNSHPQIPNLARIIAQECRGLPLALVAIGRALAGSTAPEEWKKAAQTLKNPSYESQAGERGRKKKFVVQEEVELIEADEVAKWKEAQRISLWDCSVEELKESPSFLNLETLMVSCKLMSCPSGLFGYMPIIRVLDLSKNFGLIELPVEIDSLASLQYLNLSYTQIVKLPIQLEKLSKLRCLILDEMDLLQIIPRQLISKLSSLQLFSIFNSMVAHGDCKALLKELECLEHLNEISIRLKRALPTQTLFNSHKLRRNIRRLSLQDCAGMSFVLLSPHLQMLEIYSCSELRFVKISAEKEGPSDMVHPNFPSHQYFCKLREVEIVFCPRLLNLTWLAHAQNLLSLVVRNCESLEEVIGEGGGVAEIEQDLVVVFSGLKTLHLWSLPKLKSIHGRPLPFPSLREFNVRFCPSLRKLPFDSDTWASKNLLKIKGEEEWWDGLEWEDKNSAKLSLSPCFVPVRW
- the LOC117908681 gene encoding disease resistance protein SUMM2-like isoform X2, with amino-acid sequence MDVAADCAAKGVDHSRDQLPQNLDSLANAMEELKHVYQDVKERVKREEQFQNKRTREVDAWLCSVENMEREVNELMVKSDIEIQKKCLGSCCLTNCRSSYKLGKMIREKVAAVAELQSRADHLDEVPVPLFRPAVYEMPMDLFDRVWRWLEDEQVGTIGIYGMGGVGKTTLLAKINNRVLKRNNEFDVVIWITVSRPGRIELVQQQILNILDVPDYKWKDRSQDEKALEIFQVLKTRKFLLFLDDIWERLDLMKLGIPPLNNQNKSKVVLTTRFQDVCHQMEVQKMVDVKCLGEEEAFALFQANVGEDTLNSHPQIPNLARIIAQECRGLPLALVAIGRALAGSTAPEEWKKAAQTLKNPSYESQGTFSALELSYDRLPSDTIKSCFIYCSLFPEDREICCDQLIELWIGEGFLDEFDHIHEARNQGAGERGRKKKFVVQEEVELIEADEVAKWKEAQRISLWDCSVEELKESPSFLNLETLMVSCKLMSCPSGLFGYMPIIRVLDLSKNFGLIELPVEIDSLASLQYLNLSYTQIVKLPIQLEKLSKLRCLILDEMDLLQIIPRQLISKLSSLQLFSIFNSMVAHGDCKALLKELECLEHLNEISIRLKRALPTQTLFNSHKLRRNIRRLSLQDCAGMSFVLLSPHLQMLEIYSCSELRFVKISAEKEGPSDMVHPNFPSHQYFCKLREVEIVFCPRLLNLTWLAHAQNLLSLVVRNCESLEEVIGEGGGVAEIEQDLVVVFSGLKTLHLWSLPKLKSIHGRPLPFPSLREFNVRFCPSLRKLPFDSDTWASKNLLKIKGEEEWWDGLEWEDKNSAKLSLSPCFVPVRW